The proteins below are encoded in one region of Nitrospira sp.:
- a CDS encoding CBS domain-containing protein, producing MVRVGQLMTQDLVAVDAATSISEIARLMSLRRIGSVFVRRQEEMIGIVTEPDIIRKGISQGRDLRTVSAFEIMSSPIVSIDERRPITEAADLMQSHRTRHLAVSKGDRLVGIVSVRDLLHPVSIDEF from the coding sequence ATGGTACGTGTGGGGCAACTCATGACACAGGATCTGGTCGCCGTCGATGCGGCCACATCAATTTCAGAAATCGCGAGGCTGATGAGCCTGCGCCGCATCGGCAGCGTATTCGTACGGCGGCAGGAGGAGATGATCGGGATCGTGACGGAACCGGACATCATCCGAAAGGGAATCAGCCAGGGGCGGGATCTTCGAACGGTTTCCGCGTTTGAGATCATGAGCAGCCCGATCGTCAGCATCGACGAACGACGTCCGATCACCGAGGCGGCGGATCTCATGCAATCCCATCGCACCAGGCACCTCGCTGTCTCCAAAGGAGATCGGTTGGTCGGGATCGTCTCGGTCAGGGATCTGCTGCACCCGGTCTCGATCGACGAGTTCTAA
- a CDS encoding DNA-binding response regulator, producing MSLASLAMVASPILLVSGNDSFAHALEKQLRGQGHVMEWAKSVYEGLLKLREQTTSLVLIDRSERTRGDLHGDLVDAIRKASILLVSIQPPGLPCRDDECLEDLIAGSDAVICTESYREMAARIRALLRRQQLDKTSQSHYEVGPIRMNMDRHEVTLDGRLIDLTLKEFQILHRLMEAPDRVYSRQELLNRVWGVGFALEEHTLDVHVYSLRQKLEPNPSKPTYIQTIRGVGYKLQGKKND from the coding sequence ATGAGTTTAGCTTCACTCGCGATGGTGGCCTCACCCATCTTGCTCGTATCAGGAAACGATTCCTTCGCACATGCCCTGGAGAAGCAACTTCGTGGACAGGGGCATGTGATGGAATGGGCCAAGAGCGTCTATGAGGGCCTACTGAAACTACGCGAGCAGACCACGAGCCTCGTCTTGATCGATCGAAGCGAAAGGACGCGCGGAGACCTACACGGAGACCTTGTGGATGCAATCCGGAAGGCATCGATCTTGTTGGTGAGCATCCAACCTCCAGGCCTGCCATGCCGTGACGATGAGTGCTTGGAGGATCTCATCGCGGGAAGCGATGCGGTGATCTGCACGGAAAGCTATCGAGAGATGGCGGCCCGGATTCGGGCTCTCTTGCGACGGCAGCAACTGGACAAAACGTCTCAATCACATTATGAGGTCGGGCCTATCCGCATGAACATGGACCGGCATGAGGTAACCCTCGATGGACGGCTAATCGACCTTACACTGAAGGAGTTTCAGATCCTGCATCGGTTGATGGAGGCGCCGGATCGGGTGTACTCGAGGCAAGAACTTCTGAATCGCGTGTGGGGTGTAGGGTTCGCGCTCGAGGAACACACCCTCGATGTGCACGTCTACTCGCTCCGTCAAAAGCTCGAGCCCAACCCCTCGAAACCGACCTACATTCAGACCATCCGGGGAGTTGGTTACAAACTTCAGGGGAAGAAAAACGATTAA
- a CDS encoding malate dehydrogenase yields MVDYGPYANYRLTARLELRNRPGIFAQVAALLAEEKANLGAVDIVSASADRVVRDITFEVRDEEHGEQVLKRLNSLPDITVLYASDRIFLFHLSGKIRVQSRYPLKTRNMLSMAYTPGVGRVSQAIARDRSKVFAFTTKQNSVAIVTDGSAVLGLGNLGPEAALPVMEGKSMLFRELADINAWPICLSTQDPDEIVQIVQGIAPGFGAINLEDIAAPRCFEIEAKLKAKLDIPVMHDDQHGTAVAILAALTNALKITGRHIGDVRVVVNGLGAAGTACCRMLLAAGVTHLKGIEPEGIVLTGEGETLREGRDRIQAYIQKERPTGRLQDALKDADVFIGLSVGNILTPEDLSLMNPDRIVFALANPDPEIAPLKGDSLSRVFATGRSDYANQINNALAYPGIFRGALDVLAREINEPMKLAAARALAESVPPEALTEDYIIPSIFDKQVVPRIAAAVASAARETGVARRGGRPPDEANAF; encoded by the coding sequence ATGGTTGACTACGGTCCGTATGCGAATTACCGGCTTACCGCCAGACTCGAACTCCGCAATCGTCCCGGCATCTTCGCCCAGGTCGCAGCCCTCCTTGCCGAGGAAAAAGCCAATTTAGGCGCCGTCGACATCGTGTCCGCAAGCGCCGATCGCGTGGTGCGCGACATCACGTTTGAAGTGCGGGACGAGGAACACGGGGAGCAGGTATTGAAGCGCCTCAATTCCCTACCGGACATCACCGTGCTCTATGCCTCGGATCGCATTTTCCTTTTCCATCTGAGCGGGAAGATTCGCGTGCAGAGTCGCTATCCCTTGAAAACGCGCAACATGCTGTCGATGGCCTACACGCCCGGCGTCGGTCGTGTCTCACAAGCCATCGCCCGCGATCGATCCAAAGTCTTCGCCTTTACGACCAAACAGAACAGCGTCGCCATCGTGACGGACGGGTCCGCCGTTCTCGGATTGGGCAACCTCGGGCCGGAGGCGGCGCTCCCTGTCATGGAAGGCAAATCGATGCTGTTTCGCGAACTGGCGGACATCAATGCGTGGCCGATTTGCCTCAGCACGCAAGACCCCGATGAGATCGTACAAATCGTTCAGGGGATCGCTCCAGGATTCGGAGCGATCAACCTCGAAGATATCGCGGCGCCGCGCTGCTTTGAGATCGAAGCGAAGCTGAAGGCCAAACTGGATATTCCCGTGATGCACGACGACCAACATGGTACGGCCGTGGCGATTTTGGCGGCTCTGACGAATGCGCTCAAGATCACTGGAAGGCACATTGGAGACGTGCGTGTCGTCGTCAATGGGCTCGGAGCCGCCGGTACCGCCTGCTGCCGGATGTTGCTCGCCGCCGGGGTCACGCATCTCAAAGGGATCGAGCCGGAAGGCATCGTCCTAACCGGCGAGGGCGAGACGCTGCGCGAGGGCCGCGACCGGATTCAAGCCTACATTCAAAAAGAACGTCCAACCGGGCGACTGCAGGACGCGTTGAAGGATGCGGACGTCTTTATCGGGCTTTCCGTCGGGAACATCCTCACTCCGGAAGACCTGTCTCTCATGAATCCCGATCGGATCGTCTTTGCACTGGCGAACCCCGATCCGGAGATCGCCCCACTCAAGGGTGATTCACTTTCTCGGGTATTTGCGACAGGGCGGTCCGATTATGCGAATCAAATCAACAACGCGTTGGCCTATCCGGGTATCTTTCGCGGCGCTCTGGACGTCTTGGCTCGGGAAATCAACGAACCCATGAAGCTGGCGGCCGCCCGCGCCCTGGCGGAGTCCGTCCCTCCCGAGGCGCTGACAGAGGACTACATTATTCCGAGTATTTTCGACAAGCAAGTGGTCCCTCGCATCGCCGCCGCCGTGGCATCCGCTGCACGCGAAACCGGCGTGGCCAGGCGCGGTGGACG